One Urechidicola croceus genomic window, TTTCGAATGTTTGATTGTATTTGAAAAAAATTCTTGTAATATTCTAAATATAATTATTTCTGATTTATCGTCTAACTCTTTAAATTCTCCGTTTACAACTAAACTTGATTTGATGAAATTCATTTTGTTGAACCTATCAATTTCTAATTTTAGTGCATCAGTAAGTTTTATACTTTTTATAGCGTCAGGATTTATCAATTTTGATAATGCCCTAACTTCAATTAAACTTTTGCTTATGGTCTCTCTAGTTTCTTTTATACTCTCTGGGGAAGAGTTTTGTAACTGAATTTTAGCCAAAGTTAACAATTGTCCGATATTATCGTGCAATTCCCAACTTATATTTCTTAAAGTTTGTTCGCGGATTTCAATTTGTGTTTCTGCAATTTCCTTTTCAAATTGTTCTTTTGCTTCTTCTTGTTCTTTAAGTAAGTTATTTTTCCTTTTTTGAAAAAGGGTAAATAATGTAATCACAAACAAGGTAATTGCTACAATTATTATTGTTGAGATAATAATTACTATTTCGTTTCCTTCTGACTCCATATTAATCCGATAATAAAACAGCAATGCGCAAAAAATGTTAGTAAAATTTGAATATTAAATAAGTCTCTAACTAGTAAGTCTTTTAAAACAGTTTGAAATGGAATAGTTCCTAAATAATAAACCAGTAGACCTACAGTAACCCAAAAAGATA contains:
- a CDS encoding sensor histidine kinase produces the protein MESEGNEIVIIISTIIIVAITLFVITLFTLFQKRKNNLLKEQEEAKEQFEKEIAETQIEIREQTLRNISWELHDNIGQLLTLAKIQLQNSSPESIKETRETISKSLIEVRALSKLINPDAIKSIKLTDALKLEIDRFNKMNFIKSSLVVNGEFKELDDKSEIIIFRILQEFFSNTIKHSKATSLNVRLDYSKNKLIIIAQDDGVGFDMKKNSNDGIGLMNMKSRAKLINTKINLTSKIDIGTTLKIIYYF